A single region of the Cyclopterus lumpus isolate fCycLum1 chromosome 16, fCycLum1.pri, whole genome shotgun sequence genome encodes:
- the invs gene encoding inversin isoform X2 has product MASATSSPGPAALGSQVHAAAVNGDRSALLKLITEPSLQDREDQFGRTPLMYCVLADRLDCAEILLKAGASVNKTDHSQRSALHLAAQKGNVRFLKLLLSRRANWLQKDLEEMTPLHLATRHPSPKALALLLKHIGPGEVDTQDKNKQTALHWSAFYNRPEHVRLLIKHDSNIGIPDSEGKIPLHWAAHSQEASATQTVRCILEAAPTESLLNWQDYEGRTPLHFSVADGNEAVVEVLTSYEGCNVTAYDNLFRTPLHWAALLGHARIVHLLLERNTSGTIPSDSQGATPLHYGAQSNNAETVGVFLSHPSVKDEPDLEGRTAFMWAAGKGSDDVICTMLALTPHIDINMADKYGGTALHAASLSGHVSTVKLLLERGAMVDSLDVMKHTPLFRACEMGHRDVILTLIKGSARVDLVDVDGHTALHWAALGGNAEVCQILMENGISPNVQDQAGRTPLQCAAYGGYITCMAVLMETNADPNIQDKEGRTALHWSCNNGYLDAVKLLLGYNAFPNHMEHTEERYTPLDYALLGGHSEVTQFMLEHGALSIAAIQDIAAASIQAVYKGYTVRKAFRERKQLLMRHEQLRKDAAKKRGEEQRRRKAVQQVSLATAEKRRVPVVRTEQEKLSLGNIIEDLSLNDSVGETKKSSKAERAKSKEERLKAHKSRSSRKSKAAETHEVPDASDRRCHVTGDTVPGALQTTRLKERLSPVSCSRPPSLKPEPPSMPKVRERPSSNTCIPSTCVAMTDDTDTITRECIHLKKRDAHMTVQTAPGQTDAPQKHRNHKEPTSEKAAAKDVTYIPSLRSSSSSDHKSPLRKTQSATHAPISTRTHREHNKEQRRTRNEAARIIQRAWRRFHTRTRKEVQAPEKVESNYSNHAHTRKKMEIQGQSNKLSASKSSVLQSIYGNSMARRGRSLRDSQSQLLLDMSLRTQSQLSSIDCVHLTDAVNQAKQYSYHLRPHSAGQGTRGRGKN; this is encoded by the exons gcCTCGGCGACGTCGAGCCCAGGACCTGCAGCTCTGGGCTCGCAGGTTCACGCTGCAGCTGTCAATGGCGATCGGAGCGCTCTCCTCAAACTCATCACAG agCCGTCGCTGCAGGACCGTGAGGACCAGTTTGGCCGGACCCCTTTGATGTACTGCGTGCTGGCTGACCGACTGGATTGTGCAGAGATTCTGCTGAAGGCCGGCGCCTCGGTCAACAAGACCGACCACAGCCAGCGCAGCGCTCTGCACCTTGCAGCGCAGAAG GGGAATGTGCGTTttctgaagctgctgctgtccagGCGTGCTAACTGGCTGCAGAAAGATTTAGAGGAGATGACCCCGCTCCACCTGGCCACCCGACACCCATCCCCAAAAGCCCTCGCCCTGCTGCTCAAACACATTGGACCTGGAGAGGTTGACACACAAGACAAGAACAAG CAAACTGCTCTCCATTGGTCGGCCTTTTATAACCGACCAGAACACGTTCGCCTTCTGATCAAGCACGATTCCAACATTGGGATCCCAGACAGCGAGGGCAAGATCCCTCTGCACTGGGCAGCGCACAGTCAGGAGGCCAGTGCGACACAAACTGTCCGCTGTATACTG GAAGCAGCTCCCACTGAATCCCTGTTGAACTGGCAGGACTATGAGGGCCGGACGCCCCTGCACTTTTCCGTTGCCGACGGTAACGAGGCAGTGGTGGAGGTGCTGACGTCTTACGAGGGCTGTAATGTGACCGCTTATGATAACCTGTTCAGAACACCGCTGCACTGGGCAGCTCTGCTCG GCCATGCCAGAATTGTCCACCTACTGTTGGAGAGAAACACATCAGGCACTATTCCCTCAGACAGTCAAGGAGCCACTCCTCTGCACTACGGTGCTCAGAGCAACAACGCT GAGACAGTGGGTGTGTTTCTGTCCCATCCGTCTGTGAAGGATGAACCCGATCTGGAGGGGAGGACGGCCTTCATGTGGGCCGCTGGGAAGGgcagtgatgatgtcatctgcACCATGCTGGCCCTCACCCCTCACATTGACATCAACATGGCCGACAAGTATGGCGGCACAG CTCTCCATGCGGCCTCCCTGTCAGGCCATGTGAGCACAGTGAAGCTGCTGTTGGAGAGGGGAGCGATGGTCGATTCTCTGGATGTGATGAAACACACGCCGCTGTTTCGGGCTTGCGAGATGGGACACAGAGATGTCATACTCACACTAATCAAAG GTTCTGCACGTGTGGACCTGGTGGATGTTGATGGTCACACTGCTCTGCATTGGGCTGCTCTGGGAGGAAATGCTGAGGTCTGTCAAATACTGATGGAGAATGGGATCAGTCCCAATGTACAG GACCAGGCGGGACGGACTCCATTGCAGTGCGCTGCTTATGGCGGCTACATCACCTGCATGGCTGTTCTCATGGAGACCAATGCTGATCCAAACATACAGGACAAGGAG GGGCGGACTGCTCTTCACTGGTCTTGTAACAATGGCTACCTGGACGCTGTGAAACTGCTGCTGGGCTACAATGCCTTTCCTAATCACATGGAGCACActgaagagag GTACACCCCTCTGGACTACGCTCTGCTGGGGGGCCACAGTGAGGTGACTCAGTTCATGCTGGAGCATGGAGCTCTGTCCATAGCAGCGATCCAGGACATCGCTGCTGCCTCCATCCAGGCTGTCTACAAGGGCTACACCGTCCGCAAGGCCTTCAGGGAGAGAAAGCAGCTCCTCATGAGGCACGAGCAGCTGCGCAAGGATGCAGCGAA GAAACGAGGGGAAGAACAGCGAAGGAGAAAAGCTGTGCAGCAAGTCTCTCTGGCCACTGCAGAGAAACGGAGGGTTCCTGTGGTGAGAACAGAGCAGGAAAAGCTCTCCTTAGGGAACATTATAGAGGACTTATCCTTGAATGACTCAGTGggggaaacaaagaaatcaTCCAAAGCTGAACGCGCTAAGAGCAAAGAGGAGAGACTCAAAG CCCACAAGAGCAGATCCTCCAGAAAAAGTAAAGCAGCTGAAACACATGAGGTTCCTGATGCTTCAGACCGCCGCTGTCATGTGACCGGTGACACTGTGCCCGGTGCTCTCCAGACCACCAGGCTGAAGGAACGTCTCTCTCCTGTCAGCTGCAGCCGGCCACCCAGCCTCAAACCTGAACCCCCCTCCATGCCCAAAGTCAGGGAACGACCTTCCTCAAACACATGCATTCCTTCCACATGTGTTGCAATGACAGACGACACTGACACCATTACCAGAGAATGCATCCATCTAAAGAAGAGAGACGCTCACATGACTGTGCAGACTGCCCCCGGCCAGACTGATGCTCCACAAAAGCACAGAAACCATAAGGAGCCGACTTCAGAAAAGGCCGCCGCCAAAGACGTCACTTACATTCCCTCATTAAGAAGCAGTTCATCTTCAGACCACAAAAGCCCCTTAAGAAAGACTCAGTCTGCCACACATGCACCCATCTCGACACGCACGCACAGGGAACACAACAAAGAGCAGCGCAGGACGAGGAATGAGGCTGCACGCATCATCCAGCGAGCTTGGCGAAG gttccacacacgcacaaggaAAGAGGTACAGGCCCCCGAGAAGGTGGAGTCAAATTATTCAAACCACGCCCACACCAGGAAAAAGATGGAAATCCAAGGTCAATCCAACAAACTGTCAGCGAGTAAAAGCTCAGTGCTGCAAAGTATCTATG GCAACTCTATGGCCAGACGGGGACGTTCTCTCCGGGACTCTCAATCTCAGCTGTTGCTGGACATGTCTTTACGCACACAGAGCCAGT TGAGCAGTATTGACTGTGTGCACCTGACTGATGCTGTAAATCAAGCCAAGCAGTACTCTTACCACCTGAGACCACACAGTGCTGGACAGGGGACCAGAGGCCGGGGGAAaaactga
- the invs gene encoding inversin isoform X1 encodes MASATSSPGPAALGSQVHAAAVNGDRSALLKLITAEPSLQDREDQFGRTPLMYCVLADRLDCAEILLKAGASVNKTDHSQRSALHLAAQKGNVRFLKLLLSRRANWLQKDLEEMTPLHLATRHPSPKALALLLKHIGPGEVDTQDKNKQTALHWSAFYNRPEHVRLLIKHDSNIGIPDSEGKIPLHWAAHSQEASATQTVRCILEAAPTESLLNWQDYEGRTPLHFSVADGNEAVVEVLTSYEGCNVTAYDNLFRTPLHWAALLGHARIVHLLLERNTSGTIPSDSQGATPLHYGAQSNNAETVGVFLSHPSVKDEPDLEGRTAFMWAAGKGSDDVICTMLALTPHIDINMADKYGGTALHAASLSGHVSTVKLLLERGAMVDSLDVMKHTPLFRACEMGHRDVILTLIKGSARVDLVDVDGHTALHWAALGGNAEVCQILMENGISPNVQDQAGRTPLQCAAYGGYITCMAVLMETNADPNIQDKEGRTALHWSCNNGYLDAVKLLLGYNAFPNHMEHTEERYTPLDYALLGGHSEVTQFMLEHGALSIAAIQDIAAASIQAVYKGYTVRKAFRERKQLLMRHEQLRKDAAKKRGEEQRRRKAVQQVSLATAEKRRVPVVRTEQEKLSLGNIIEDLSLNDSVGETKKSSKAERAKSKEERLKAHKSRSSRKSKAAETHEVPDASDRRCHVTGDTVPGALQTTRLKERLSPVSCSRPPSLKPEPPSMPKVRERPSSNTCIPSTCVAMTDDTDTITRECIHLKKRDAHMTVQTAPGQTDAPQKHRNHKEPTSEKAAAKDVTYIPSLRSSSSSDHKSPLRKTQSATHAPISTRTHREHNKEQRRTRNEAARIIQRAWRRFHTRTRKEVQAPEKVESNYSNHAHTRKKMEIQGQSNKLSASKSSVLQSIYGNSMARRGRSLRDSQSQLLLDMSLRTQSQLSSIDCVHLTDAVNQAKQYSYHLRPHSAGQGTRGRGKN; translated from the exons gcCTCGGCGACGTCGAGCCCAGGACCTGCAGCTCTGGGCTCGCAGGTTCACGCTGCAGCTGTCAATGGCGATCGGAGCGCTCTCCTCAAACTCATCACAG cagagCCGTCGCTGCAGGACCGTGAGGACCAGTTTGGCCGGACCCCTTTGATGTACTGCGTGCTGGCTGACCGACTGGATTGTGCAGAGATTCTGCTGAAGGCCGGCGCCTCGGTCAACAAGACCGACCACAGCCAGCGCAGCGCTCTGCACCTTGCAGCGCAGAAG GGGAATGTGCGTTttctgaagctgctgctgtccagGCGTGCTAACTGGCTGCAGAAAGATTTAGAGGAGATGACCCCGCTCCACCTGGCCACCCGACACCCATCCCCAAAAGCCCTCGCCCTGCTGCTCAAACACATTGGACCTGGAGAGGTTGACACACAAGACAAGAACAAG CAAACTGCTCTCCATTGGTCGGCCTTTTATAACCGACCAGAACACGTTCGCCTTCTGATCAAGCACGATTCCAACATTGGGATCCCAGACAGCGAGGGCAAGATCCCTCTGCACTGGGCAGCGCACAGTCAGGAGGCCAGTGCGACACAAACTGTCCGCTGTATACTG GAAGCAGCTCCCACTGAATCCCTGTTGAACTGGCAGGACTATGAGGGCCGGACGCCCCTGCACTTTTCCGTTGCCGACGGTAACGAGGCAGTGGTGGAGGTGCTGACGTCTTACGAGGGCTGTAATGTGACCGCTTATGATAACCTGTTCAGAACACCGCTGCACTGGGCAGCTCTGCTCG GCCATGCCAGAATTGTCCACCTACTGTTGGAGAGAAACACATCAGGCACTATTCCCTCAGACAGTCAAGGAGCCACTCCTCTGCACTACGGTGCTCAGAGCAACAACGCT GAGACAGTGGGTGTGTTTCTGTCCCATCCGTCTGTGAAGGATGAACCCGATCTGGAGGGGAGGACGGCCTTCATGTGGGCCGCTGGGAAGGgcagtgatgatgtcatctgcACCATGCTGGCCCTCACCCCTCACATTGACATCAACATGGCCGACAAGTATGGCGGCACAG CTCTCCATGCGGCCTCCCTGTCAGGCCATGTGAGCACAGTGAAGCTGCTGTTGGAGAGGGGAGCGATGGTCGATTCTCTGGATGTGATGAAACACACGCCGCTGTTTCGGGCTTGCGAGATGGGACACAGAGATGTCATACTCACACTAATCAAAG GTTCTGCACGTGTGGACCTGGTGGATGTTGATGGTCACACTGCTCTGCATTGGGCTGCTCTGGGAGGAAATGCTGAGGTCTGTCAAATACTGATGGAGAATGGGATCAGTCCCAATGTACAG GACCAGGCGGGACGGACTCCATTGCAGTGCGCTGCTTATGGCGGCTACATCACCTGCATGGCTGTTCTCATGGAGACCAATGCTGATCCAAACATACAGGACAAGGAG GGGCGGACTGCTCTTCACTGGTCTTGTAACAATGGCTACCTGGACGCTGTGAAACTGCTGCTGGGCTACAATGCCTTTCCTAATCACATGGAGCACActgaagagag GTACACCCCTCTGGACTACGCTCTGCTGGGGGGCCACAGTGAGGTGACTCAGTTCATGCTGGAGCATGGAGCTCTGTCCATAGCAGCGATCCAGGACATCGCTGCTGCCTCCATCCAGGCTGTCTACAAGGGCTACACCGTCCGCAAGGCCTTCAGGGAGAGAAAGCAGCTCCTCATGAGGCACGAGCAGCTGCGCAAGGATGCAGCGAA GAAACGAGGGGAAGAACAGCGAAGGAGAAAAGCTGTGCAGCAAGTCTCTCTGGCCACTGCAGAGAAACGGAGGGTTCCTGTGGTGAGAACAGAGCAGGAAAAGCTCTCCTTAGGGAACATTATAGAGGACTTATCCTTGAATGACTCAGTGggggaaacaaagaaatcaTCCAAAGCTGAACGCGCTAAGAGCAAAGAGGAGAGACTCAAAG CCCACAAGAGCAGATCCTCCAGAAAAAGTAAAGCAGCTGAAACACATGAGGTTCCTGATGCTTCAGACCGCCGCTGTCATGTGACCGGTGACACTGTGCCCGGTGCTCTCCAGACCACCAGGCTGAAGGAACGTCTCTCTCCTGTCAGCTGCAGCCGGCCACCCAGCCTCAAACCTGAACCCCCCTCCATGCCCAAAGTCAGGGAACGACCTTCCTCAAACACATGCATTCCTTCCACATGTGTTGCAATGACAGACGACACTGACACCATTACCAGAGAATGCATCCATCTAAAGAAGAGAGACGCTCACATGACTGTGCAGACTGCCCCCGGCCAGACTGATGCTCCACAAAAGCACAGAAACCATAAGGAGCCGACTTCAGAAAAGGCCGCCGCCAAAGACGTCACTTACATTCCCTCATTAAGAAGCAGTTCATCTTCAGACCACAAAAGCCCCTTAAGAAAGACTCAGTCTGCCACACATGCACCCATCTCGACACGCACGCACAGGGAACACAACAAAGAGCAGCGCAGGACGAGGAATGAGGCTGCACGCATCATCCAGCGAGCTTGGCGAAG gttccacacacgcacaaggaAAGAGGTACAGGCCCCCGAGAAGGTGGAGTCAAATTATTCAAACCACGCCCACACCAGGAAAAAGATGGAAATCCAAGGTCAATCCAACAAACTGTCAGCGAGTAAAAGCTCAGTGCTGCAAAGTATCTATG GCAACTCTATGGCCAGACGGGGACGTTCTCTCCGGGACTCTCAATCTCAGCTGTTGCTGGACATGTCTTTACGCACACAGAGCCAGT TGAGCAGTATTGACTGTGTGCACCTGACTGATGCTGTAAATCAAGCCAAGCAGTACTCTTACCACCTGAGACCACACAGTGCTGGACAGGGGACCAGAGGCCGGGGGAAaaactga